The sequence below is a genomic window from Triticum dicoccoides isolate Atlit2015 ecotype Zavitan unplaced genomic scaffold, WEW_v2.0 scaffold77245, whole genome shotgun sequence.
CGGAACAATACATCATCAAACACTCAGcgacacaacaacaatcagaacTGTACTAGCCATCATCTTTGCCTGTTGCAGCATCTGTAGCTTTTTTCTGTCCTTTCGTGCATCTTCCGTCCGCGGCTGATCAATGGCGACTGTGATGGCCATGGGCTCCTTCGCCGGTGCCGCCGTCCTGCCGCGGGGCTCGGCTGGCCGCTTCGGCGCCCGGTCTCTGCCAGCGCTGGGCCGACGCACCCTCATCGTCAGGGCACAGACAAACAAACCCAAGACGAGCACCTCAATCTGGAACGCGCTGGCGTTCAGCGGCCCTGCGCCGGAGCGAATCAACGGGCGCCTTGCCATGGTAGGCTTCGTGACGGCGCTTGCGGTGGAGGCAGGGCGCGGCGACGGGCTCCTCTCGCAGCTCGGCAGTGGCACCGGGCAGGCGTGGTTCGCCTACTGTGTGGCGGTGCTGTCCGTGGCGTCACTGGTGCCGTTGCTCCAGGGCGAGAGCGCCGAGGGCAGAGCCGGCGCCATCATGAACGCCAACGCGGAGCTCTGGAACGGCCGCTTCGCCATGCTCGGCCTCGTCGCGCTCGCCGCCACCGAGATCATCACCGGCGCGCCTTTTATCAACGTGTAAACTAGCTTTGTTGTCTCGACCGGATAACACAACCTGTAGCTAGTACTAGTAGGACATGTAAATGATGAGAGCTGATCATCCTTGTATTCTTTGCAGTACTACTAATTAAAGACTGTTCATAAAAATGGTGATAGTTCAAGGCATTGGTAGAAGAGTTTGCTATATCGGCTAGCAGGGACTCGCTCGTGTATATATGGGGTGCATGGTCAGGATTTACATTATGGTTAGTTTGGTTGTGCTAGACTTGATCCATACAAAAACTATACAAGACATAGATCAAATCCTACACTAACCGAACCAGAATATACAACAACTACTAACAAACTATACACGCACGTAATACGTAAAGGCATCTCAAACATCCCCCTTGTATGCTGTTGTCTGCTGATTTATAAAAGTGAGTGGGGGGCCGTTGCTCCTCTAAAAAAAAAACTATCTAAGTTGAGATTGCACAAAActtttttttttgaaccgggcataaTCCCTTTCCATTATTGCAACATAACGGAAATACAACCAAGTCCACAGAATGAGACGGGAGAGGGGAGAGCGAGTTCAAGCACCGCCGGAAAACCTACTGTAAGCACTCGCCATCGAGATAACCCACTGTAGGGCGAAAACCCGGCGACACCAAATCAGTAAGAAGTTCAGATGGGGCAACCCCCCTAGACAGCTCACAAACGAGCACCAAAACGACAGTCCCACACAGGGAAGACTCCAAAGACGGACACAAACTAAGGCAATGACACCACCGGAAGCATGCATCCCTTGAAGATGCATCACCATTCCTTGAGCAATTCTCCAGCGAGCTTCTCAGTCTTTGGTCGCAGCGCAGATGCGCATCAGCCTTGATGCACTGTTCTTCAGCATGTCCAGTCCTGCTCGCAGATCCACCGCATCCTCTTGTTTCAACAGTCCTGCCCAATAACAAAGAAAAGCGCATATAGAGAAACAGCATTCGAAAGGAGTTTTCAGACGCTTAGATTCGAACGTAGCACCATTGCGACAGGTCCAAATAGCCCAGCAAAGCGCAGCTATGCCAACTGTGTAGAAAACCTCCCCATCTGAGAAGTATACATAACACCAGGAGTAAGCCTGCCATAAGTTGTTCGGACACAAATCAGTGATTTATCCACTTATCCAACCAGATAGATGGAATATTCGTTTGGCCATTAGGTTTGAATTGCCTTCTCTTTATGTCTTCCATTTGAATTCCGTGATTTATCCTGCTATTTGGAGAGTAGATGATATGGTCTTTCTTGGGTTTGGCTTTCAAAGTGCAGTTCGAAAAGAGTGAGTTGCTGTCAATGGCTGGAATGGAATATATAAATAAGATGGAAAATATGCTTTCTTTCCATCTACCTATTTGAAGTAGTAAGCTTATCTTTTAGGTGGGAATAGTTTACAATCGAGTTTGAAAGCATTAATGAAGTGACCCTATTACATCAAGTTCTTTTTTGACCTTTTCATTTGAAAGTAGCCATAGGCAAGGAAGGCTACCTATTGATACGGAAAGAAAGCCATCTCTGGCTATTCCTTTTTAGGGTGGAAAAGAGTGCTCCATATCCATATATGTGCTTGGAGGGAAGGCCACGTCTTTAATTGTATTCTTTTTCGAGGTCATCCTCTTCAGCCTGTGTTAGTAGTGCTAGTTTTTCGTTTTTGGTACCTTACGGGTCTATAGAAAGGCTTAGAGGATCCTAAAGTGTCAGTTTATGTTGGAATTGCTTTGCTCTTTTTCAAGCAAATAAGCTTGAAAGAAAGTGCTTTTATTCGAGTGGAAATGAAAGAAGAAATCATCTATCTAGACAGAGTATGTGTATTATTCGGTCCATGCTTGCCCTTCTAGGCCCTTTAGATCTATATCTATCTTACTATCGAAAAGGGTTTTAGGAGGAGCAGAGCAAGTCGCGTTTACAGCCAGCAGTTCTTATGGGCGTAACTCCCTCTAGTATTCCAATAATCTCCTTTCCTCCAATATGTCACTAGTATTCAAGTATGCGGCTCGTATTAGTATGCCAGGCGTTCGAGAGACCAGAATTCTTTTCATAGCCTTCCCTTCAATATGCCATCTTGTCTTGCGGCGCTCTATCCTTCCAAGCGAGCCTGTGCTCGGGGAGCACTCCTTCTATCATTCATAAAATATGCTTATCTCTCCTTGGTCGTAAAGCTTCGCTTTGCTTTCATTTACCGAAAATGCCATTGGAGTTTCCAGCTGGGAGGCGCAGTCTCGTATAAGAACCTTCTCTTCCTCTTTCGAAAAGTAGCAAAGCAGTGTCAGGTTGGAAGCCTGCGGGCCAGTCTGTTCTAGCGCCTCATTCTTTACATCCTTGCATTACTCTCTTCCTTTCCTCCTTGCCCTAACTTGAACTGGCTGAAACTAAAATGGCCGGACTTTCTAATGATGGCACTGGCTTGGCTGGATCGACATGAACTTCTATTAGGACAACAACTGTTTTGCCCCTTGTCAAACTTTGACTGAGACATAGCCTTGCTGCTGCGGGGCAGCCGACTTATAATTCTAGTTATTGTCCTTCTTGTTCATGTAGTGCCTGCCTCTCTCCAAAACTCCTTCCCACACTTGATTGAGCAAAAGATGCAGCTTCACTAATTGAGTTAGGCACCTGCACTTCCACTGTAGCTCTGAGTTCATTCTTCAGACCCAGAAGAAATTGTGTCACCAGCAGCAGTCCTCCTACATTTAGATCATACAATTTAACCTAGCGGAGCAGATTCAACTACTTAAGATATTCTTCCTCAGAGCCAGTCTGCTCTTTATCATCATCTATCGTCTAAATAAGTAAATAATGACACCGATATAGATCGAGGACCCCCATCTAAGCCATAGGAAAGAAAGCCACTGGAGTGCGACGCTCAAAGCAAAAGTAAGTAATAGGGAAACAAGGTTCTATTAGGCTTGCAGGGCTGCTGCTCTTTGAAAGACGAGGTCTAGTGGAAGAGGCGGGTTTCTTGATTTAGTCGATATCAAATTCCCAACTTCGAAATTCGAAAGGACTAAGATTCTATTTCTTCCTCAAATACTGGGAATGTGGATTCAAGTATGATATCACTATTCCACAGATCTCAAGAAAACGAATTGAACAAGTTTGATGGCTGGAAGAAGATAGGAAATATTCAAACATGTATTGCATTTCATCGATCTCACCCTTTGTTCAGTGCCGCATAAGTACTGACTTCTTGAACAGATACCGGTACCGGTCATGAAGGCTTCGCCCTTCTCAAGTCAAGTGTAGAAGCGAAATCCGTTGAGCAAGAAGCCAGTGATCCCACAACATCAAAGTGATACATATGACATATTGGAAATTAGGCTTAGTTTGTAGCTGTGAATATAGTAATGCACTTATTTATTGATAAATATGTTCTTTCAAGTAGAGCATACTCGGTAGAAAGGAGGTGGTGGAGCTGGGAAGAGGATTATACTTTATCGATTACTTGGACTTAGAGACCAATTATAGAAAGAAGACAGTAGCTGAGTGAGTTTTATGGATCTAGTTTATGAGCAGCTTAACTAGAAAAGCAAGCAGAAGGAATAGAAGAATGAAATGCAGAAATAGGGGAAGGGCGGGTAGCATTTTCAAATGCCAGTTTGAGTGAGACAGTTTCTGTCTGGCCCCCCACTTTTAGGCTGTTCTTCCATTCTGCCTTTGTCTTGCTCTAAGCTACCTGACTTCCTTCCTTTGTTCTTCCATTCTACTTTGTATGATTCTGATCATCAGTTCTTATTGATCCCATTTTAAGGAAAAATCCTGATGTTGGTAAAATATACATGTTGATCAAGGACAATGAAGCAGCCATGAAAAGATTGAAGAACGAGGTATGATGATTACTTCGGACTACTTTCTGTTCTTCATGCAAATGACCATATTTTCCGTCTGCAATACAGGTAGAAGATACTGAGTTGTTCAGATGTTTACAGGAAATCCATGGGGAAAAACTACCACAGCTTTGTATTAAGCAAGCAGGTTCCAGTCATTGGTAATTCCAGGGAAGCCTACATTGGCATTGCTCCTGAGTTAGCCAAAGAGATCGCGGAAGAAGTGGATGTTATCGTAAACTCTGCAGCAAATACCACTTTTGATGAGAGGTTCGTGAAGCTATACTAGTCTTGCATCAAGGATTACTTCCATTACTAAATGTGTAAGTTCACATTCCATAGCAAGAGAAGTGGTATGATGTAGCACTAGACATCAACACCGTGGGGCCATTCCGGATAATGAGTTTCGCGCAGCGGTTTTGAAGACTGAAGCTCTTCTTGCAAGTATCAACAGGTCAGAATGCCAAATAAGAGTTTCTTGTGGTCGAAATCAAATGGTAACCTGTTTCTATTAATCTCAAAAGCTTACAAACAAGCTTTAGCAGTATGTTTGCATGTCATGTTTTTGGCCAAACAGCATATGTGAATGGGCAGAGGCAAGGTTTAATACTAAAGAAGCCATTTTGCTTAGGGGATACCATAACAAAGGGGATAGGTTCCTTAGATTTTTCGGCACATCAGAATACCGTGTTGGATATCGAGGCTGAGATCAAGTTGGCTTTTGACTCCAGAAGGCATTCTTCTGCCTCTGCTTCTGTTACTCAAGAAATGAAAGAGTTAGGTAGTCGAGGTATTCTAGTATTTACGTGTTACTTTCTCATGTCTGTAGATACGAATACACACATGAAGTATTTGATTTGTGCAATTTATTTATTCATAGGGCCAAACTCTATGGTTGGCAAGACACTTATGTGTTCACAAAGGCCATGGGCGAGATGGTCATCAACTGCATGCGAGGAGAGATACCGGTGGTAACAATCAAGCCAAGTGTCATAGAGAGCACATGGAGGGATCCCTTCCCAGGTTGGATGGAAGGAAACAGGTAAATGCTAAACCCAAATCTGAGGTTGCGGATGTCACATATATATGTGATGCATCCTCGTCTGCTTACCAGATAATGAGCTATTTCAGGATCTAGCGGTGTGTACTAATTTTTGACGGGTTGATGGTGATGATCAAGTATATGACCTATATTCCTCACTATTAGATGACTTCAAAGAGGAGATTCCATCATAATCTCTGGAAGCTAGTGTCAAGGAAGCCGTTAGCCGTCACCTTAACTGAAAGTTGGCGAAGAAGGTGTATATGCCTCTTGTCTATGGTAAGACACAACATAGTGCAGCAGCGGACATCCAGAAGGGGCTTGACTTCATTAGAAAACATGGTGAAAGCAACAAAGTGGCGGACATTTTTTTTTACATTCTGGGAC
It includes:
- the LOC119347850 gene encoding low molecular mass early light-inducible protein HV90, chloroplastic-like yields the protein MATVMAMGSFAGAAVLPRGSAGRFGARSLPALGRRTLIVRAQTNKPKTSTSIWNALAFSGPAPERINGRLAMVGFVTALAVEAGRGDGLLSQLGSGTGQAWFAYCVAVLSVASLVPLLQGESAEGRAGAIMNANAELWNGRFAMLGLVALAATEIITGAPFINV